CGATACGTTCTCCACGCTCCACTCGTTCAGCGCAGCGAGCATCTCGCGCGCCTTGCCCAGCGGCACTTCCGCGCCCAGTTTCAGGTGCTTGATCACCGCGGCTTCGTCGTAGGTTTCCAGCGGCTGGTACCAGACCACGGCTTTTTCGGCCATTTCCTTGAGCGTCTGCACGCGCTCGCGCAGCGCCACCACCACATCGGCAGCGGCCGGGCCGGCGGCCACATCAATGCCCAGCTTGCGGAGCTGGTATTCCAGCTGCGGCGCGATGCTGGCCGGGTCGTCGGTCTTCAAGTAATGCTGATTCACCCAGCCGAGCTTGGCCATGTCCAGGCGCGCGGCCTTGGAATTGACGTCCTTGACGTCGAACAGGTCCAGCAACTCCTGCTGGCTGAACAGCTCCTGGTCGCCATGCGACCAACCTAGGCGGGCCAGGTAATTGATCAGCGCATGCGGCAGGTAGCCGGCGTCCTTGTACTGCATGACATCGGCCGCGCCAGTGCGCTTGGAGAGCTTGGCGCCCTGCTCGTCCAGGATCATCGGCATGTGCGCGAACTTGGGTACCGGTGCGCCCAGCGCTTCGTAGATGTTGATCTGGCGCGGGGTGTTGTTGATGTGGTCGTCGCCGCGGATCACCTCGGTGATGCCCATGTCCCAGTCGTCCACCACCACCGCGAAGTTGTAGGTGGGGTAGCCATCCGGGCGGAAGATCACCATGTCGTCGAGCTCGCTGTTGGCGATCTCGATGCGGCCCTTGATCAGGTCGTCGAACACCACCGTGCCCGCGAGCGGGTTCTTGAAGCGGATCACCCGGTTCGGGTCGTCGCGATACGGCAGCTGCTGCTCGCGCGCGGCGCCGTTGTAGCGCGGCTTTTCCTGCTTGGCCATCGCGGCCTCGCGCATCGCGTCGAGCTCCTCACGGGTCTCGTAGGCGTAATAGGCCTTGCCCTGCGCCAGCAGCTGCTCGGCCACCTCCTGGTAACGGGCGATGCGCTGGGTCTGGTAGATCGGGCCTTCGTCGTAGCCCAGGCCCAGCCACTCCATGGCTTCCAGGATGGCGTCGATGGCGACCTGGGTGCTGCGCTCACGGTCGGTGTCTTCGATGCGCAGCACGAACTGCCCGCCGCGGTGACGTGCCTCCAGCCAGCAGTACAGGGCGGTGCGTGCGCCGCCGATGTGCAGGTAACCGGTGGGGCTGGGGGCAAAACGGGTGCGGCAGGTCATGGAGCGCTCGGCGGAACGGGAGTGGCCCGATTTTACCTTGCGCAGCCGTGCCCTGCCCGGCCCGCCCGCTCAGGTGTTGCGCAACAGGTCGCCGTAAACCACGCAATCGCCGCCGCTGCGCTTGGCGCCGGGGGCGTCGTAGAGCACCAGCCAGCTTGGCGTGTTGCCGGCCAACTGGCGCGGCAGGTTGCAGATGGCTTCGGCGCGGTCGCTGTCTTCGCCGTGCGGCAGCACCACCGACGTGAGCAGCTCGCGCTGGAAGCGCACCGGCGCCTGGTTGGCGGCCAGCACGCTGCGCGCATCCGGCCACTTGAACAGGCGGATCTCGCCATTGAGCACCATGGTGGGCCCGGCCAGCAGATACAGGTCGTCACCGGAATAGTGCAGGTCACGCACGCCCAGCCCGCCCAGTTGCAGGAAGTGCTTGCGCAGCAGCGTGCCCTCTTCATCCAGCGGGGCAAGGCGCAGATGATCGCCATGCGCTTCCACCTGGATCTCCAGCAGCGCCGACCACCCACGCAACACCGGGCCACGCAGGCCCAGTAGCAGGCGCTGGCCGTCCACCACGATGCCTTCGATGTCGAAGCCGTTGTCCTTGCCGGGAATCTTCAAAAACGGCCCGAAATGCGGGTCGTCTTCCAGCAGCGCGGTGAGCTGGTTGTGCTTGGCGTCGCCCTTGAGCCGCAGCGCGCGGCGGCCGTCGGCGGCTTCGCGCACCAGCGTGGGCGTGCCATCGGCAGCGCGCTCGATCGGCAGGCAGGCCAGCAGGCGGCGGTTGGCATCGAGCTTGAGCTTGGTCAGCCGCTTGGCATTTTCGGCATCGTCGCGGCCAGGCTTGGCGTTCTTGCGCTTGAGCCCATGCGAGCCGATCACCCACAAAAAGCCGTCGGAAAGTGCCAGGCCTTCCAGGTCGGCTTCCTCGGCTGCTTCGCCGGGCAGATCCAGCAACTCCGCCAGCGGAAAGCTCTGGCCTTCGCCAAAGCGCAGCGTCTCGCGCTGCAGCGGGGCGAGCGTGCGCAGGCGGTCCACCGCACAGGCTTCATCGCCGGCCACCCACAGCCAATCGTCGGTGAAGGCAGCGCCGGAAAGATTGCTGTGCACCAGCGCGCCAGGCGCAAATTCCAGGCGGACGCTATGCGGGATCAAGGTTTTCTTGGACATGGGTGACCTGGTCGGTGGCGGGCGGGAGTTGCCAGGCGGCTGACTCCCACGGGCGCGTGGCCGGTGGCGCGGCGCGCATGGGAAGCGCTACGCATCCACCGGCCGGCAGCGCCCGGGGGCTATCGGTCGTCTTGGATCAATCGAACCCAACCAGCTTCGCACGCGTCACGTGAGCAGCCAATTGACCGGGCCAATCGCGGTCATTGGCCACCTGGGCCTGCGCACGGCTGCCCGCGAACGCGTCAAAATCCAGCTCCGCATACGCCCACACCTGCGCGCCCTGGGTCTGCGCCAGCACGCCATCGGCCGGAAAGCCCACATCCATCGGCGCGAACACCGCAGCCTCGCCGGTATTGACGTCCAGCGCCGGGCTCCACGGCGCCTCACCGGCGGTGACCGACTGCGCAACGAACACGCGGTTTTCCAGCGCACGCGCCAGGCAACCCACGCGCACGCGCATCGCACCGGCGGCAGTGTCGGTGCAGCTGGGCACGATCAGCAAACGCGCACCGGCCTCGTACTGCGCGCGCACCGGCAACGGGAATTCGCTGTCGTAGCAGATGGCGATCGCCGCACGCACGCCATCCAGCTCGAACACCTTCAGCGCATCGCCTGGGTCGATCACGCCGGTGGCCTTTTCGAACCCGGTGAGCTGCAACTTGTCCTGCCAGCCATGCGTGCCGTCGGGGGTGAACCAATCGCTGCGGTTGCGGTAACGGCCGCTGCCAACCTCCAACAGGAAACTGCCGGCGATCAAATGCACCGCATGCTGTCGGGCCAGCCCGGCGAACAACGCCATCCACTGCGGGCGCAGCGCCTGGATCGCTGCCAGCGACTCCGGCAAACCGGCCGAAATCTGCGTACCGAACGTGGCGCCCAGCTCCAGCGACAGATATTCCGGCAGCACCAGCACGCGTGCACCGGCTGCCGCGGCCTCGCCCACCAACGCTGTCTGGCCTGCAGCGAAGGCAGCGAAATCGGCCGGCTTGCCGATCGGGTATTTGGCAAC
The nucleotide sequence above comes from Xanthomonas campestris pv. campestris str. ATCC 33913. Encoded proteins:
- the gltX gene encoding glutamate--tRNA ligase, producing MTCRTRFAPSPTGYLHIGGARTALYCWLEARHRGGQFVLRIEDTDRERSTQVAIDAILEAMEWLGLGYDEGPIYQTQRIARYQEVAEQLLAQGKAYYAYETREELDAMREAAMAKQEKPRYNGAAREQQLPYRDDPNRVIRFKNPLAGTVVFDDLIKGRIEIANSELDDMVIFRPDGYPTYNFAVVVDDWDMGITEVIRGDDHINNTPRQINIYEALGAPVPKFAHMPMILDEQGAKLSKRTGAADVMQYKDAGYLPHALINYLARLGWSHGDQELFSQQELLDLFDVKDVNSKAARLDMAKLGWVNQHYLKTDDPASIAPQLEYQLRKLGIDVAAGPAAADVVVALRERVQTLKEMAEKAVVWYQPLETYDEAAVIKHLKLGAEVPLGKAREMLAALNEWSVENVSAALHAAAAALELGMGKVAQPLRVAITGTQVSPDISQTVYLAGREGALKRIDAALIKIGAA
- a CDS encoding DUF3616 domain-containing protein; amino-acid sequence: MSKKTLIPHSVRLEFAPGALVHSNLSGAAFTDDWLWVAGDEACAVDRLRTLAPLQRETLRFGEGQSFPLAELLDLPGEAAEEADLEGLALSDGFLWVIGSHGLKRKNAKPGRDDAENAKRLTKLKLDANRRLLACLPIERAADGTPTLVREAADGRRALRLKGDAKHNQLTALLEDDPHFGPFLKIPGKDNGFDIEGIVVDGQRLLLGLRGPVLRGWSALLEIQVEAHGDHLRLAPLDEEGTLLRKHFLQLGGLGVRDLHYSGDDLYLLAGPTMVLNGEIRLFKWPDARSVLAANQAPVRFQRELLTSVVLPHGEDSDRAEAICNLPRQLAGNTPSWLVLYDAPGAKRSGGDCVVYGDLLRNT
- a CDS encoding carbon-nitrogen hydrolase family protein, which codes for MKIAVAKYPIGKPADFAAFAAGQTALVGEAAAAGARVLVLPEYLSLELGATFGTQISAGLPESLAAIQALRPQWMALFAGLARQHAVHLIAGSFLLEVGSGRYRNRSDWFTPDGTHGWQDKLQLTGFEKATGVIDPGDALKVFELDGVRAAIAICYDSEFPLPVRAQYEAGARLLIVPSCTDTAAGAMRVRVGCLARALENRVFVAQSVTAGEAPWSPALDVNTGEAAVFAPMDVGFPADGVLAQTQGAQVWAYAELDFDAFAGSRAQAQVANDRDWPGQLAAHVTRAKLVGFD